The Pasteuria penetrans genome segment GTTGTATCCGGGCCCCTGACTGCGGGAAACTTTGCTAAACTTTTGCGACGGGAAGCTGCGGAGGTAATCAAGCATCTGCTTGAGGCGGGGATCATGGCTACGATCAACCAGGAAATCGATGTGGAGACTATGGCCGTCATTGCCGATAGTTTCCAGGTTGAATTGGTTCATCAGCCTGCTGTCGATGAGACGGACCTCGGGGCATTGGAGACGCCGGACGATCCTGACAGAGTGGTATCGCGACCACCTGTAGTAACCATTATGGGTCACGTGGATCATGGTAAGACTACACTACTGGACTGCATACGGCACACGAGGGTGGCTGAATTGGAATCAGGCGGTATTACACAGCATATCGGGGCCTACCAGGTAGAATTTCGCGATAAGAAAATTACCTTCCTCGATACGCCAGGTCATGCTGCTTTCACGACAATGAGGGCCCGTGGGTCCAAGGTAACTGATATTACGGTGTTGGTAGTAGCTGCTGATGATGGTGTGATGCCTCAGACAGTGGAGGCCATCAACCACGCAAGGGCGGCCAATGTTCCCATCATTGTGGCTGTCAACAAGATTGATAAACCCGAGGCCAAACCTGATCAGATTCAACGGCAGCTGGCTGAGCATGGTCTTGTTTCTGAGGCGTGGGGTGGGGATACGATCTTTGTTCCCGTTTCTGCTAAAAAGAAATTGGGCATCGACGAATTATTAGAGATGATTTTATTACTCTCCGAGATGCAGGAATTGAAGGTTGATCCTGGAAAGGCGGCGAGTGGTGTTGTTATCGATGCCAAATTGGAAAGGGGCCGGGGGCCGGTAGCCACCGTTCTTGTTCAGAGTGGTACCCTGAGGATAGGGGATGGGGTTGTCGTAGGAAGTTACTTTGGCAAGATTCGCGCTATGATCAATGACTGTGGTCAACGTGTTCATTCTGCTTTGCCTTCTACACCTGTGGAAATCCTCGGTATACCGGATGTTCCCGGTGCGGGGGATCCCTTCCTTGTGTTTGCGGACGAGAAAAGGGGGCGCATTTTAGCTGCCAAACGTCTCCTGAGACAACGTGAAGCCTCCCGTTCCACCCGTTCACGGGTAACGTTGGATGATCTTTTTGAACGAATTCAGGAGGGCGAGATCAAGGAATTGGCCGTTATCATTAAGGCGGATGTAAAGGGATCGACGGAGGCTATGCAGGAGGCCCTCTCGAAATTGGTGGTAGAGGGTGTGAGTGTGCGTGTCATCCATGCGGGGGTAGGTGCGATTACAGAATCCGATATTCTGTTGGCTTCTGCTTCCAACGCCATCGTTATGGGTTTTAATGTCCGTCCAGAATCAAACGCATCCGCCATAGCAGGGCGTGAACGAGTGGATCTTCGTTTACATCGTGTGATTTATGATGCTGTCGCCGAGATTGAACAGGCGATGCGGGGTATGTTGGGGCCTGAATTTAGGGAGCAAGTTTTGGGCACCTTGTCCGTACGAAAGATCTTTCGTATTCCTAAGTTGGGTACCATAGCGGGGTCCTATGTATTGGAAGGGAAAATTTCCCGCGGAAGCCGGGTACGGATTGTTCGTGATGGGGTTGTCGTTTATGAGGGTCATGTGGGTACCCTTCGTCGTTATAAGGACGATGTAAAGGAGGCCTTCAAGGGGCACGAATGTGGGTTGTCAGTTGAGGGTTACCAGGACGTACAGGAGGGTGACATTATCGAGGCCTTTGTGATTGAAGAAGTACCGCGTACTTAGTTCGATGGGCTAGATAGGAGTGTTACAATGGCGGCGCAGGTGCGTGGGCAACGCTTGGGTGAACTGATCAAAAAGGAACTGGGTCATTTGTTGCATCGTTCTGTCAAGGATCCTAGAATTGGTTTTGTAACGGTCACAGCCGTTGAAATGAGTGGTGATCTGCAGATTGCCAAGGTTTATGTGAGTGTGATGGGATCAGCAGAGAAACAGGCTGAGGCATTGGCCGGTTTGGTTAAGGCCAAGGGTTTTCTGCGTACGGAGGTAGGCCGGCGTCTTTCGGTACGCTACACGCCGGAGCTGGAGTTTGTCCTCGATGTATCGTTGTCATACAGTGAACACATCGGAACATTGTTGGCTGATATTGAATCCACCTCCCCGTCGTCCATGGCGTCCAAAGAAGAGTCATGATGATGGATTTGTTACCCTCCTCTCCGGGGCAGGGCCGGACTAAAGGGGAGAGAATTCTGTTGGATTCAGAGGCATATGCCCCATTGTGGGAGAAGTTGACACTATGGGCTCGGCAATGGTCTTCTGGCCCCATTTTGGTTGTTTCTCATGTTCGCCCTGATGGTGATGCGGTTGGGTCCCTATTAGCGGCAGGTTATTTGTTGCGTTGGTTGTGTTGCGATGTGGTACTTGTCAGTGCCTCGGTCCTACCCAAACGGCTTATGATGGCAATTCCGGGTACCCATTCCATTGATCATATAGATGATTTATCCCCTGATACAAAGTTTTCTGCCGCTGTTTTGGTGGACTGTGCAGACGTGGAACGTATTGGGGACTGTGCGCGTCTGTTGTCTCCCCATCCGGTTATTGTCAACATTGATCATCACCCCACCAATACCCGTTTTGGCACCTTTGATTTAGTAGATTCAACGGCGCCCTCTACCACGTTTTTGCTGGCAGAATGGTGGCGCTACCTGCGTTGTCAGCAGCGGGGTAGTGGGAGCAAGGAGTTGTGGGAACCGGATTTTTTAGCGGCTCTTTACGCGGGATTGATCACGGATACGGGAGGATTACGGTATCCCAATGCGACCCCCTCGGCATTCCGTTTGGCTGCGGAACTTCGTGAGCTGGGTGTGTCAACCGCCCGATTGTCAGAGGCTCTGTTGGATGCTGTTACGGAACCCCAGTTACGATTACTGGGTCGTGCATTGTCTACCTTTCAGCTTGCCTGTGGTGGTCGCATTGCCTGGGTACAGATCTTGCCCCTTGATCGGAAGGATTGTCGGGCCGGGGTGGATGACGTAGAGGGAATTGTTGCGAGATTGCGCAACCTGGTTGGAGTGGAATTGTCTATATTATTCCATGTAGAAATTGAAAAGAAAATACACGTCCATTTCCGTTCCCGTTCCCATGTCCATGTGGGTCAGTTGGCAGTCCGTTGGGGTGGCGGTGGACATGATCGTGCCTCAGGTTTTCAATGTACGGGTTCCCTTGAGGAGATCAGGTCAGCGGTACTGAATGCTGCACAGGATGCCCTGCAGGGGGGGGCGTGCGAATGAGGAGGGGACGGTCCTCCGGGTACCATGGCGTTTTGTTGCTATCTAAGCCTCGGGGATGCACCTCACATGATATGGTGGCGCGAGTACGTCGTTTGCTGGGTGAGACGAGGATTGGACATACAGGTACGCTTGATCCAGATGCGGAAGGGTTGTTGGTTCTATGCGTTGGACAGGCTACGCGGTTGGTTACCTATCTGCAGATGGGGGAAAAGGAGTATGAGAGTGTCTTTCGTTTCGGTGTGGGTACCGATACGGATGATGCCGTTGGAAAAATAGTGGATTGGCATGTCTGTCCCTATGTGAATTCTGCTGCTGTGGAGGACGTATTGTCCCACTTTCAGGGGGAGATCGAACAACAGGTACCCCATTATTCTGCTGTTCGCGTAGGTGGGAAGCGCCTGCATATGTTGGCACGACAAGGGGACAAATCAACTACCCCGCCGACTCGTAAGGTACATATTTTCTCCCTAACCCTGCAAAGATTTCATACAGGACTTTTTCCTGAGGCGCGGATGGGGATTACTTGTGGCCCAGGGACTTATATTCGTAGTCTAGCCAGGGATATGGGGGGGAAACTTGGGGTTCCGGCCCATGTTTCCTTCCTTCGTCGTACGCGGAGTGGCTGGTTTTCTCTGGCGGATGCTCATACCCTGCATACACTGGAAAGGGTATCTGCTGAGGGGAATTGGGCGGAAATTATTTTTCCCTTGGGTCAGGTATTGACTTTTTTTCCTAGTGTGAAAATTGCCTCGGAAGATAAAGCTAGGCTTCTGGCGGGGTGGCCACTAGTTTGGGAGGGGGATCTGTTGGCGACTCCAGTACGCGTATATACGGAGGATGGCGATTTCTGTGCTTTGTATCGAGCAGGTGCTGATGGTTTTGCTTTGCCGGAGAAGGTTTTTGCGTCATGCTGAGTCATTGGTCCTATCCCGTAGAGGAACAAAGGATAGAAGGCCTGCCACCCATGAGTTTGGCACTCGGGACGTTCGATGGTGTTCATCGTGGGCATGTGGGTGTTCTTCAGGCTTCCGTTGCCTTAAGTCATCGTTTCCCAGGTTCCCTTCCTGTTGCCTTGACCTTTGAGCCCCCACCTTGGTCCATTTTACAATCAGGGAGGGATCCCCATTTTTTGACCCCCCTGCCGGAAAAAGTTCATCGGCTGCTGGACCACGGAGTGAACCGTGTGTATGCCTTCCGTTTTGATCGATTTCTTGCTTCCTTGGAACCTAAGGATTTCATCCGGGATGTTCTCTTGCGTTTTCCCCTGACTGGGGTTGCGGTAGGTTTTAATTTTAGTTTTGGTCGAAAACGATCGGGTGGGGTAGGGGATCTGGTGAAGGGATTGGCGGGGAAGGTACCTGTAACTATAGTGCCCCCTGTTTGTCAACAGGGTTATGTTACGAGCAGCACGCGACTTCGTTGTTTGTTATCCCAGGGGAGGGTGGCTGCGGCGAGACGATTGCTAGGGCGTTTCTATGTCCTGGAGGGTCTCGTTGTGCGTGGGGAGCAACGTGGTCGTTTGTTGGGTTTTCCCACTGCTAATTTGGAGATGGAACTGCCCTTTCAATGGCCAGCCCATGGGGTTTATGCTGTTCTTGTTGGTTATAGGGGGGGGCGCTGGCCCGGGGTGCTGCACTGTGGTCCACAACCGACATTTTCTGGTTCGCAGAGGCGTTTGGAGGTTCACATAGTAGGGTTTTCCGGTAATTTATACGGTGAGAGACTACGGGTGGAATTCGTTGGCTTTTTACGGCCTATTCATACCTTTCCTTCATCAAGTGATTTGATGCAGCAAATTGAAGAGGATATACGGTGTACCAGGTCGATTTTGGGTCGTTTCCCTGGTTTGCATCTGCCGACGGAGTATCGTACAATGGCTGCAGCGTGTGATGATCGGCGTGCGGGGCATCGGAAGAATCAGCGATGATCGTGGTTCTTGCCGGGGGTAGTATAGTGGTGGGGACACGTTTTTTTAGGGATAATATTTGGGAAGGGTGGTTAGAGATCTATGGTTATTGCGAGCGCTGACAAAAAGGAAATCATTGAGAGGCATCGTATCCACGGTACGGATACTGGGTCGCCAGAGGTCCAGGTGGCTATTTTGACGTCCTCTATCAACGGACTGAACGAGCATCTTCGGATCCATAAAAAGGATCATCACTCGCGGAGGGGGCTTTTGAAACAGGTGGGACAGAGGCGGCGCCTGCTGAATTATCTTAAGAAAGTGGATCGTTCGCGTTATATAGAGACCATTCAAAAGCTTGGTTTGCGCCGATAAGGGGGGCGGGATAATAGGGTTTTGCGCCCTGTTTGTTGTCAGTGGGCTTAGGGGAGGAAGGAATCGTGGAAAAGGCAGCGCCTGAAGTCTATGAAACCCAGTGGGGGGGGCGTCCCCTCCGAGTGGAGTTAGGTACCTTTGCGGGTTCCGCCAACGGGTCCGCATTGATTCGCTATGGTGAGACTGTGGTATTAGCTACAGCTGTAGCCTCTGCATTGCCCAGGGATGCAGATTTTTTTCCTTTGACTACTAATTATGAGGAACGTTTGTATGCTGTAGGTAAAATTCCGGGTGGTTTTATCAAGAGGGAGGGGCGTCCCAGTGAGAAGGCTACGCTGGCGAGTCGTTTGATCGATCGTCCATTGCGGCCGCTCTTCTTTGAAAGTTTTCGTCATGAAGTACAGGTGGTTACTATGGTTTTGTCTGTGGATCAAGATTGTTCATCCGAAATGTCTGCCCTATTTGGGGCCTCCATGGCGCTTTCCTTGTCGGATATTCCCTTCATGGGTCCCTTGGCTGGGGTTATTGTTGGTCGCGTTGGGGGTAAGTTTGTGATCAATCCTACGGTGGGTCAGATGGAGGATAGTGACCTACAGGTGGTATTGGCAGGTACAGCGCGTGGTGTCAACATGGTGGAAGCGGCGGCCCAAGAGGTACCAGAGGAAGTGGTGCTGGAGGCGATTGATTTTGGCTATGAGGTAATTAAGGAATTGGTCTCCTTTCAGGAGGAAATTGTAGGCGTTGTGGGCCTGAAAAAGATGGATTTTCAGCCCAGGGTGCTGGATGGGGTACTTTTGCAGCAGGTACGTGACTTGGTATCGCAAGATCTACTGGGAGCGATCCGGACGGTGGAGAGGCGTAAGCGGCATGCCCGTATGGAGCAAATTCGCGTCACAATGAAGGAGTACTTTGAATCCGAATGGGGCGGGGAAGT includes the following:
- the truB gene encoding tRNA pseudouridine(55) synthase TruB — encoded protein: MRRGRSSGYHGVLLLSKPRGCTSHDMVARVRRLLGETRIGHTGTLDPDAEGLLVLCVGQATRLVTYLQMGEKEYESVFRFGVGTDTDDAVGKIVDWHVCPYVNSAAVEDVLSHFQGEIEQQVPHYSAVRVGGKRLHMLARQGDKSTTPPTRKVHIFSLTLQRFHTGLFPEARMGITCGPGTYIRSLARDMGGKLGVPAHVSFLRRTRSGWFSLADAHTLHTLERVSAEGNWAEIIFPLGQVLTFFPSVKIASEDKARLLAGWPLVWEGDLLATPVRVYTEDGDFCALYRAGADGFALPEKVFASC
- the infB gene encoding translation initiation factor IF-2, giving the protein MRRKWCLENVRFFRVGEENARLVNSSSHPNSGGGRFSGSSMSAGSHANRRSGHVGGSHGRRSGGGHPTRGGGRSRGGHRGRAARGYKSHLAHKQPPVLPKRLVVSGPLTAGNFAKLLRREAAEVIKHLLEAGIMATINQEIDVETMAVIADSFQVELVHQPAVDETDLGALETPDDPDRVVSRPPVVTIMGHVDHGKTTLLDCIRHTRVAELESGGITQHIGAYQVEFRDKKITFLDTPGHAAFTTMRARGSKVTDITVLVVAADDGVMPQTVEAINHARAANVPIIVAVNKIDKPEAKPDQIQRQLAEHGLVSEAWGGDTIFVPVSAKKKLGIDELLEMILLLSEMQELKVDPGKAASGVVIDAKLERGRGPVATVLVQSGTLRIGDGVVVGSYFGKIRAMINDCGQRVHSALPSTPVEILGIPDVPGAGDPFLVFADEKRGRILAAKRLLRQREASRSTRSRVTLDDLFERIQEGEIKELAVIIKADVKGSTEAMQEALSKLVVEGVSVRVIHAGVGAITESDILLASASNAIVMGFNVRPESNASAIAGRERVDLRLHRVIYDAVAEIEQAMRGMLGPEFREQVLGTLSVRKIFRIPKLGTIAGSYVLEGKISRGSRVRIVRDGVVVYEGHVGTLRRYKDDVKEAFKGHECGLSVEGYQDVQEGDIIEAFVIEEVPRT
- the rpsO gene encoding 30S ribosomal protein S15, yielding MVIASADKKEIIERHRIHGTDTGSPEVQVAILTSSINGLNEHLRIHKKDHHSRRGLLKQVGQRRRLLNYLKKVDRSRYIETIQKLGLRR
- the ribF gene encoding riboflavin biosynthesis protein RibF — protein: MLSHWSYPVEEQRIEGLPPMSLALGTFDGVHRGHVGVLQASVALSHRFPGSLPVALTFEPPPWSILQSGRDPHFLTPLPEKVHRLLDHGVNRVYAFRFDRFLASLEPKDFIRDVLLRFPLTGVAVGFNFSFGRKRSGGVGDLVKGLAGKVPVTIVPPVCQQGYVTSSTRLRCLLSQGRVAAARRLLGRFYVLEGLVVRGEQRGRLLGFPTANLEMELPFQWPAHGVYAVLVGYRGGRWPGVLHCGPQPTFSGSQRRLEVHIVGFSGNLYGERLRVEFVGFLRPIHTFPSSSDLMQQIEEDIRCTRSILGRFPGLHLPTEYRTMAAACDDRRAGHRKNQR
- a CDS encoding DHH family phosphoesterase translates to MDSEAYAPLWEKLTLWARQWSSGPILVVSHVRPDGDAVGSLLAAGYLLRWLCCDVVLVSASVLPKRLMMAIPGTHSIDHIDDLSPDTKFSAAVLVDCADVERIGDCARLLSPHPVIVNIDHHPTNTRFGTFDLVDSTAPSTTFLLAEWWRYLRCQQRGSGSKELWEPDFLAALYAGLITDTGGLRYPNATPSAFRLAAELRELGVSTARLSEALLDAVTEPQLRLLGRALSTFQLACGGRIAWVQILPLDRKDCRAGVDDVEGIVARLRNLVGVELSILFHVEIEKKIHVHFRSRSHVHVGQLAVRWGGGGHDRASGFQCTGSLEEIRSAVLNAAQDALQGGACE
- the rbfA gene encoding 30S ribosome-binding factor RbfA, whose amino-acid sequence is MAAQVRGQRLGELIKKELGHLLHRSVKDPRIGFVTVTAVEMSGDLQIAKVYVSVMGSAEKQAEALAGLVKAKGFLRTEVGRRLSVRYTPELEFVLDVSLSYSEHIGTLLADIESTSPSSMASKEES